The following proteins are encoded in a genomic region of Dyadobacter sp. UC 10:
- a CDS encoding nuclear transport factor 2 family protein translates to MQPQTLVKSLLTTSIIGLCFLLFTSEPLRAQAAADAEQQIIKLSKDKWQWMADKDVDKLASLFHDKAKFVHMSGTWKKDEELEIIKTGSIWYKKADVHDVAVELVDDAAIIWSRITLSAMVRGNEANTEFTVTEVYKKVANDWKLLALTFSSVRDTHVIKH, encoded by the coding sequence ATGCAACCACAAACATTAGTAAAATCATTGCTGACAACTTCCATTATAGGACTGTGCTTTCTATTGTTCACTAGCGAACCTTTACGGGCACAAGCCGCTGCCGACGCGGAACAACAAATTATAAAGCTTTCCAAAGATAAATGGCAATGGATGGCCGACAAGGATGTGGACAAACTGGCTTCACTGTTTCACGACAAGGCAAAATTTGTCCATATGAGCGGCACCTGGAAAAAGGATGAAGAACTCGAAATCATCAAAACCGGGAGTATCTGGTACAAAAAGGCAGATGTTCACGATGTTGCTGTTGAGCTTGTAGATGACGCAGCGATCATCTGGAGCCGCATTACGCTGTCGGCGATGGTTCGCGGCAATGAGGCAAACACTGAGTTTACGGTTACGGAAGTTTATAAGAAAGTAGCAAATGATTGGAAGTTGTTAG